AACCATATTAATTACGTCGCCCAACCCGTCAAATCTCTTTTGTATTATTTGATCCACTTTTTTTAACAATTTTTACGCCGAGTTTGCTCGCCAAGGCTTCCGTTCTGCCGGTTTTTTATGATCCTCTGCTCTTCTTTTCTTCGATATGTCCGAATTCCAAAGCCAACGCCTATATTCAATAAGAGCCCTGTTCATAGAACGGAGAACAAAAATACATGCACAAAATACATTATAAAATAATAATATATATTCATCTCATTTCAATCGGCTTATTCGTAAACTGCTCTCCAGGTTCGGGAAACGGACCTTTACTTTTCCCAAATGGATCCGGGTCCTCTTCTTCCTCTCATGATCAGATCAAAATCATACATCCTCATGTAGTAAATGGAACAAGACGATAATCCAATTCCGCATTAAAAGTTTCGCTGCAAGCGGTTCGTTGCGGCAGAGATACGAAGGGCTTTAGTCCTGGCGAGGCCAGGATGAGCGCGGCTGCGCGAACCCGAAGTAGCTCGTTCTGAGCGAAGCGAAGAGCCGCCCAGTCTTCCCCTTAAGATTGATAGAACCATAGAAGTTCCGAGTGAAATTTAAATTTAGTCCCGCTTTTTAGATTGATAAATCTCGATATATCGATTTTCAATAAGTAAAATGGATATTCTCAAAATAACAAAGGCGATCGGCAATGAGACTCGTTTGAATATTCTTGAATGGCTAAAGAGCCCGGAATCGAACTTTGGAGAACAGGAAATTGGAGATTTTCAAAAGGATGGAGTTTGCGTGACTCTCATCCAGGAAAAGACAGAGCTAGGGCAATCTACTATCTCCCATTATCTTTCGATTCTTTTGGGGGCGAATCTTCTAAAAGCCAAGCGAATCGGCCAATGGACTTTTTATAAACGAAATGAAGAAACGATTCGAGCCTATTTGGAATCCTTGAAACAAAAAATCAGATAATAATATCAGGCCTGTTTCACAGGTGCAGGTATTCCATTTCCAAATACCGAGCCAATCCCCTATTCAGAAAAATATTTTAGCAGTGAACATATCGACTTTTCTAGATATCTAAATATTAGAATTGAGGATATAGGATGCTTACTGTAAAAACAGGCGATAGGGAAAAAAACAGAGGATACTCTTCCATGTTTCAAAAAGGAAAACTGACCGTAGGTGTTTTTTTTCCGATAGAGGCTTTTGAAGGCGCAAGGCCTACGATGTCGAAGCAAATTGAATTAGCGCAAAGGGCTGAACAAGGAGGATTCTCCGCTTTATGGTTTAGGGATGTTCCTTTATTGGATCCTACATTCGGTGATATAGGACAGGTTTTTGATCCTTTTGTATATTTAGGATATATCGCCGCTCAAACTGAGTCCATCGCACTCGCAACAGGTTCGATCATATTGCCGATCAGACATCCAATTCATACTGCAAAGGCGGCCGCTTCGGTCGATCAGCTCAGCCAAGGAAGATTAGTTTTAGGAATCGCTTCTGGAGACAGACCTGTAGAATATCCACTTCTCGGTCTCAATTTTGAAAAAAGAGGCGAGATATTCAGAAATCATTTAGGTGATTTTAGAAAGTATTTGGAGAATGAATTTCCGGAAATTCAAACGGAATACGGCACAATAGCAAGTGTCGATTTAGTGCCGAAGCCTTTTGCAAAAGGCATTCCAACTTTAGTTACAGGGTTCAGTCAACAGTCTCTGAAATGGATCGCGGAGAATGCGGACGGCTGGATTTCTTATCCTAGATCGCTTGATCAGCAGCTGAAGATCGTTTCAAGCTGGAGAGATACTGTCGAAGAAGTTTGGGGAGATCGATTTCTTCCCTTTGCTCAGTCTTTGTATATCGACTTGCAAAGCCAACCGGATGCTCCTCCTAAAAATATTCATCTTGGCTTTAGTTCCGGTAGAAAATTTCTTACCGAAGTTTTGATCATTTTGAAAGATATTGGAGTCAATCACGTTGTATTAAATTTAAAATACGGCAGACGACCGGCTTCAGAAGTTTTAGAAGAATTAATTCAGTTCGTGCTCCCAGAACTCGGTCTGTAGACGAACATCCATTTTAGGAAAATACAAAGTACAACTAAATGTTGCAAAAAAGGATCAAGCCGGATCGAAATTTGGATCCGGATTTCTCTTCCTACTTTTTCATCGTTCTTGCCAAGGAAATCAGATTCAATATCATAGAATTACATGAGTTCGTATTTTTCTCCGGGCAAGTCGGAGCAAAGCTCAAACTTTCCGAGCCTACCTAAAGCAAAGAAAGGCGCAAAAGCCTTGGTAGTAGCTGGCGGTGGAATGAAAGGTTCTTTTGCAGGTGGCGCATTGTATGCGATTAACCAGGCTGTCCCTTCTACTTTTTTTGATCTGATCTTAGGTGTTTCTTCCGGCTCTTGTGCGGCGGCCTACTATACTACCGGCTACGAAGCGAGTCACGAAGAAGGATTAAGGATCTTGGATATTTGGAGAAAGGAGCTCACCGGTAATCAGCTGATCTCTTTTTTGAATCCTTTTAGAGGCAAAACTTTTCTAGACCAAGAGTATTTGATCGATTATTTGTTTGGGACCAAATACAGACTTCCTTCGGAGTATTTGGAAAAAAAAGAAACTTCTCCCTTGTATGTGGTGGTTACAAACCTTGCCAAGGCACGCGCAGAATACGTAAAGGCGACAGCGTCTAACGTATTAAATCTGCTTAAGGCCGCTACCTCTCTTCCGATCGCGACCAGAGGAAAATGGAAATTGGACGGTCAATACTATGGAGACGGAGGGATCTCGGATCCAATCCCTGTGGAATCTGTTATCCAAGCAGGCTACAAAGATATTACCGTTGTCTTAAATAGTCCGGAAGACGAGTTCTCCGATCCAATCCCCAGATTTCAAGGATGGCTCTCTTATCCTTCCGACAAAAAGCTCTCTCACATGATCACCAAAGTGCATCATACCATGTACAATCGCGCGGTGCATATTCTACATTCCCCGCCAAAGGGTGTGAAGATCCGAGTCATTTCTCCTGATGAATCGGAACTAAGCATGGTGACAACAAGTGCACGATTGCTGAATCGCTCCGTGACTAAAGGAATGGAAGCCGGCCAAAGATTAGTAGCGAACCTACTCGGAGAAATGTCCGGGTTGAAAAACAAATCTAAACTGCTCAAGAAACTCTTCGTTCCTGTCATTCGTCCGGAGAAAAAATAAAGAAACGACTTAAGCTGCTTCTTTCCATCCAACTTTCTCCCAGCGATTCTTTTTAAGATTTGCGATGGTAGAATAGTACGAGGAACGCACCTTATGCTGGCTCATTCCCAAATAATATGCAATTTTTCTAAAGCTTTTTTCTTCAGGAACCGTGGAATGTCGATGGAACCAATTCTGTCTGGCTCCCTGCCATCTACTTCTATCCTTTGGTTGAGAAGTATGTAAAGACTGGAACAGTTTTTTGAGCTGGTCTTCTGCCTTTCTTTTTTTGATCCGATTTATGGTCTCTTCTTCCTGATCTAAGCGAAAATATTGTTTAATGTTCAATTCCAACGGTTTCAATCGTTGGCTTAATATTCTGAATTCGCGTAAGTTCGGAGGGATTCTATGCTTCATCTTGATAATGAGAGAAGACAAAGGATCCAATCGATTCAGCGCATCTCTTACCATACTGGAAATTTCGTCCGATTCGTTCAGTATATCTGTCGTGAAATCGTAATCGCTGGCTCTCGGAAATCGATCTGTATAAAACTCATCGGTTACTATCTCCATTCTTGCTCGGATTACGTTCTTTTTCCTTTGATTCAATATTAAATGTTTAATATATGCCGTTAAGAATGCCGGAAAGTTACAATACTTTCCCTCTTGATAGACTTTCATGATATGCTCCACATCATGGACCAACTTCAAAACGATCTCAGCGCAGGAATCATCGTCTAGATGATATTTTTTTTGAGAGAGAGTCCAAGCGAGTCCGGAGGCTTCTTTCAAAAAAAGATCCGAGTCCCCATTCCTAAAATAGATCTCTAAGGAGGAAATCAGTCTCTCGTCTCGGTCCGGGTTTTTATACATAAGCCGGATTAAAAAATAGAGTTCCTACGTCACGAGTACTATTAAATCGGAATGAGGCGCATTATCCCTATAACCTTAAGGTAAGGCGTAATCATTTTGCATTTTTGATCAATTCGCAATTCCCACATACAAGGAAGCTATATATCCTCCGTTGCTCGTATCTTCAATGACAGTGCAAAGTTCCTGACTCAAGTCGGCAGCCGAATTTCCAAGGATCGAATCCGCACAATTTCCGGACACGGAAGTATTTTGTCCGTGGGTAGAATAAAGAGAAGTAGTATATACTGTTTTCGTAATATCTTCTGGAAAAGCTATTTGAGAAGTAGCCACGAGTCCGTTATTCAAATAGACTTGAAAATGAATATGAGTGATCCTACCGGAATACCAGCCGGGATATATCGTAGTAAAGGTCACCATTCCCGCACTATCAGTAAGTTGTATTCCTCTGCAAAAGGTATCTGCTGCATAATCCTTGGTTCCTAAGTATCCTGTCTCCTTATAACCGGAATAATAGCCATCCTTATCACAATGCCAAACATCCACTCTTGCATTTGTAATCGGGCTACAACTGTTGTTCACATTCTCTATCGTGAGCACTAATGTAAGAGGGATCCCCGTTTTTCCCTCTGTGATATCTTGCCGAAAGTAGGAAGAATTCGAACTCAGATCCAATGGATATGGTCCTTTCGTTTCTTCTGGAATAAGCGCGCAAGCCGGTGCAGAAGTGACGTCTGCAGAATTGCAGGTGCCTCCGATAATTCCCTCCAAAGGACCTAAAGGCCCAAGGATTCCGATCTTATTTTCACTTTCCTTTTTGCAGGCGATAGCGATACCGGAAGCCAAAGCCCCCGAGAAAAAAACCTTCTTTAAAAAATCCGCTCGTTTCAATATAGACCCCTCAAGCCGCAACCTTGTAATGGAGCGACTTCTTTAGATATTCCTTACGATGATCTAAACCCGATGGATCCCGAATGTTCCCGAAAAATGAAAAACTCCGATAAAAAATTTCCGCGAAGTGCGATAGCTGAGAAAAGTAAAAATAAGGATCGATTGAAATTGAAACCAAAATCGATATGATTAGGTCTGAGTATTCAAATATGCGAAGGAGAGAAGCATACTCTTTTCGCAAAGAGGGGAACATTATGAATCTATTCATTAGATATTCGGCAATTACTTTATTATTTGCCGGATCGGTTTGGGCACAACCTGCTGGCGGCCCACCACCGGGAGAAGATAAATGCCGCACAGAAAGAGAAACCTATTGTAAAGGAATAAGACCTGGTCCTGAACTTCATCAATGTTTGAATGATAATGCATCTAAGCTATCTGCAACTTGCAAGGCTCACCTTGCAGAGATGAAAGAAAGACATGAAAAGTTTAAGGCTGCCTGTGCGGAAGATGAGGCCAAATACTGCAAGAACGTGGAACATGGACCGGCTCATATGAGATGCCTAAGAGAGAACGAAAGCAAATTATCCGCTTCCTGCAAAGCGGCGCTTCCTCCACCTCCACCGGATCGCAGATAAACTATCAGGTTTGTGCGAATGCCCCGATCTTAAATCGGGGTTTTCATTTCCAATTTGAACTGCTTTTACAGCTAGGCGGGTAAGATCCCAGGATCATATTCGTCTGAAGGAATAGGAGTGCAGCCGGGGAGTTTCGTCCAATCCGGCTCATCTCCTATATGTCTATAGGTATGGCTCCACAGGATCCTATCCTTCAAGACCAGAAAAGCTCCCGGCATCCTAAGAATATTCCGCCCTTGCGCTCCATAAAAATTTCCTTTTGCAAGAGCTCTTAAAGCACTCACCCAAACCTCTGGTCCCGCCAACTCTATCAGATTGCCTTCTGCAATTTTTAGTCCTTCATAGAGAGTCGCGTTTGGATCTGAAATAGCACTCGCTTCCGGCCAGAATCTGGTAAAGAATTCCTCACCTTCTCTTGGAGTATCCGGATAAATAAATAATATAGGAGGAAAGGCACGCATCTCAGAACTAATCAGTCTCAGATCCTCAACTGTCTCTCTACAAAAAATACATCCTAAATGTCTCAGATAGATAAGTAAGCTAGGCTTCTGGGGAATATTATCTCCCAAAACCGTTCCGACTAGCCTTCTGCCTTTGATCGGATATTCCAAGACTTCTTTCGGTAGAAATTTCATCTGAGTTGGAATCTATTCATTAGACAGATCTAAAAATCCGCCTTCTCCCACTTTCTAAGTGTTTTCTTTTCCAACAAATCGACGATTCATCAAGACATTTTCTTTGTTCAAAAAAAAGCAGGCTCGTAAGGAAGATCCGTTCCTATTAGTACTCTGGAATTGATCCTCGCTTTTCGATTCCAAATTGCCCAGCTCGCTCGATAAACAGGAGAACCCCAGACGGAGGGAAATAAATTTCCTTTTGCAGCTAATTCTGCCACCTGCCCTCTCCATTTCGAATACAGTCTGGAGGCATCTGCTAAGGCTTCTTCCGAAACAGGATCCAAGGAATGATTTCGAGGCTGAGAAAGAGTCCATTCTACTTTTTGAATATATTTTTCCTGTATTTCCTTCAACTCAGCGCTAAAGATAGGAACCGACTTTGCATAATTTCTAAGACAAAGTCTGTACAATATTTCATGATTCCACCAAATCGAAGCATCCGGAGTCGCTCCCGGTTGCACGATTTTTCCCTCCGTCATCGCCTTGCCCGGAATGGAGAATGGAATAAAAATCGAAATAGAAGGAATAGAAGCACCAGTCGCCCAAAATTGTGAGAAGGAAGGGTTTGGATCCAGTTCCGCCAAAAAAGACGCAGTTGTTTCATTCGGAGAAAAAGGACCTCCTGCATGCAAACAAACGGAACCCATTCCTGCCTCGCTCGGAGAAAATCTTGGATCCTTAGAAGGAAATCCGCCGAGAGTCAGTTTCATAGGAGAACTTCCTGGTCCCCTTCCCTCCAATCTAAGGATCTGCATCGCCTCGGTGATCCCAAATCCGGATCGGAAAAATTCTCCTGCTTTAGAAGTGATCTCTCTACGTATTTTACATTTACTGAATGTAGTGTAAAGCGAATCGGAGAAGACTCCTTTAAAAGAGAATGTTTCTCCTTTTTTAAGCCAACCTTTCGCTCTTGCAAAATCGATCGCACCTGAATGCAATCCGTCGTAATTCGATTCCAATGTGAGACCATTTGAAATGGAATAGAAACCTTGGATCTTCTTCCAGGCCCAGAACTTGTCGGCAGTTTCTAATACGAACGCATCCTTTGCGTCCGCTATGAGAAAACTATTATGATAGAAGAAGTTTCGATTTGAATATCCACCGCAAGCATCTTGTCCGAATCTTTCCAGATACTCTATGATACAATCCCTTGCTTCGGAAGCGGAGTCGGATCTTTCCAATGCGATCCGAAGAAGATCCATCCCGGTTAATCCGTTGTTCTTCTTTTCGATAGGAATGCGAGTGAATACTGCTTCGTTACCTATTGTAACTCCTTTTGAATTCG
This genomic window from Leptospira semungkisensis contains:
- a CDS encoding acyl-CoA--6-aminopenicillanic acid acyltransferase gives rise to the protein MCDTFVATPDFTSSGRMIFGKNSDREPNEAQCLVRLPERNHKEDLLRATFIDIPQAKKSREILISRPFHMWGAEMGANSKGVTIGNEAVFTRIPIEKKNNGLTGMDLLRIALERSDSASEARDCIIEYLERFGQDACGGYSNRNFFYHNSFLIADAKDAFVLETADKFWAWKKIQGFYSISNGLTLESNYDGLHSGAIDFARAKGWLKKGETFSFKGVFSDSLYTTFSKCKIRREITSKAGEFFRSGFGITEAMQILRLEGRGPGSSPMKLTLGGFPSKDPRFSPSEAGMGSVCLHAGGPFSPNETTASFLAELDPNPSFSQFWATGASIPSISIFIPFSIPGKAMTEGKIVQPGATPDASIWWNHEILYRLCLRNYAKSVPIFSAELKEIQEKYIQKVEWTLSQPRNHSLDPVSEEALADASRLYSKWRGQVAELAAKGNLFPSVWGSPVYRASWAIWNRKARINSRVLIGTDLPYEPAFF
- a CDS encoding RNA polymerase subunit sigma-70, which gives rise to MYKNPDRDERLISSLEIYFRNGDSDLFLKEASGLAWTLSQKKYHLDDDSCAEIVLKLVHDVEHIMKVYQEGKYCNFPAFLTAYIKHLILNQRKKNVIRARMEIVTDEFYTDRFPRASDYDFTTDILNESDEISSMVRDALNRLDPLSSLIIKMKHRIPPNLREFRILSQRLKPLELNIKQYFRLDQEEETINRIKKRKAEDQLKKLFQSLHTSQPKDRSRWQGARQNWFHRHSTVPEEKSFRKIAYYLGMSQHKVRSSYYSTIANLKKNRWEKVGWKEAA
- a CDS encoding patatin-like phospholipase family protein, which gives rise to MSSYFSPGKSEQSSNFPSLPKAKKGAKALVVAGGGMKGSFAGGALYAINQAVPSTFFDLILGVSSGSCAAAYYTTGYEASHEEGLRILDIWRKELTGNQLISFLNPFRGKTFLDQEYLIDYLFGTKYRLPSEYLEKKETSPLYVVVTNLAKARAEYVKATASNVLNLLKAATSLPIATRGKWKLDGQYYGDGGISDPIPVESVIQAGYKDITVVLNSPEDEFSDPIPRFQGWLSYPSDKKLSHMITKVHHTMYNRAVHILHSPPKGVKIRVISPDESELSMVTTSARLLNRSVTKGMEAGQRLVANLLGEMSGLKNKSKLLKKLFVPVIRPEKK
- a CDS encoding intradiol ring-cleavage dioxygenase, whose product is MKRADFLKKVFFSGALASGIAIACKKESENKIGILGPLGPLEGIIGGTCNSADVTSAPACALIPEETKGPYPLDLSSNSSYFRQDITEGKTGIPLTLVLTIENVNNSCSPITNARVDVWHCDKDGYYSGYKETGYLGTKDYAADTFCRGIQLTDSAGMVTFTTIYPGWYSGRITHIHFQVYLNNGLVATSQIAFPEDITKTVYTTSLYSTHGQNTSVSGNCADSILGNSAADLSQELCTVIEDTSNGGYIASLYVGIAN
- a CDS encoding ArsR/SmtB family transcription factor, which produces MDILKITKAIGNETRLNILEWLKSPESNFGEQEIGDFQKDGVCVTLIQEKTELGQSTISHYLSILLGANLLKAKRIGQWTFYKRNEETIRAYLESLKQKIR
- a CDS encoding SelL-related redox protein; the protein is MKFLPKEVLEYPIKGRRLVGTVLGDNIPQKPSLLIYLRHLGCIFCRETVEDLRLISSEMRAFPPILFIYPDTPREGEEFFTRFWPEASAISDPNATLYEGLKIAEGNLIELAGPEVWVSALRALAKGNFYGAQGRNILRMPGAFLVLKDRILWSHTYRHIGDEPDWTKLPGCTPIPSDEYDPGILPA
- a CDS encoding LLM class oxidoreductase, producing MFQKGKLTVGVFFPIEAFEGARPTMSKQIELAQRAEQGGFSALWFRDVPLLDPTFGDIGQVFDPFVYLGYIAAQTESIALATGSIILPIRHPIHTAKAAASVDQLSQGRLVLGIASGDRPVEYPLLGLNFEKRGEIFRNHLGDFRKYLENEFPEIQTEYGTIASVDLVPKPFAKGIPTLVTGFSQQSLKWIAENADGWISYPRSLDQQLKIVSSWRDTVEEVWGDRFLPFAQSLYIDLQSQPDAPPKNIHLGFSSGRKFLTEVLIILKDIGVNHVVLNLKYGRRPASEVLEELIQFVLPELGL